AAAGCGATGCGACGCGTCCGGGGCCGCCCGGGGGCCGGCGCACGGCCTCTTCGGGCGCCAGTCCGTCCTTGTCGCTCAGAAGGAAGAGGCCGGCCTCGCAGGCGGCCAGGGATCCGCTCGTCCAGACCGGTCCTCCCTCGGTGGGGACGCTGAAGCGGGCCCCGGGCAGCGCCAGGGGCAGCTCGACCTCGAGGTCCTCGGCGGAAAAGACGGCGCGTTCCTCCTCCGCGGGCGCGGCGCGGCGGATGACCTGGGTGACCTTGCAGAGCGGGCAGACCCGGACCTCGGGCCCGAACTTCTGGCCGCATCCGGGACACGTCCATGTCGTGGGATCCATGGCGAACTTTCCCTGCGGGGCGTGCTTCGCCGGACCCGACCGGGTCAGAGAACGCCGAGTTTCTTGCCGATCCGCCCCATGATCTCGAGAACCCGGTCCAGTTCGTCGTCCGTGTGGGTGGCCATGTAGCTGGTCCGCAGGAGGCACATGTCCGGGGGCACGGCGGGCGACACGATGGGGTTGACGAACACTCCGGCCTCGAACAGTTCCTTCCAGAAGATCAGGGTTTTCTCGAAGTCCCCGATGATGATGGGCACCACGGGGGACTGGGTCCGGCCGATGTTGAAGCCCATGGAGCGGAAGGCGGCCTGCATCTTGCGGGTGTTGCGCCAGAGCCGCTCGCGATGCTCGGGTTCGCGCTCCATGACGTCCAGGGCGGCCAGGACGGTGGCCACGCTGGCCGGCGGCATGGAGGCGGAGAAGATGAGCGCCCGCGCGTGATGCTTGATGTAGTCGATGACGTCGCCTTCTCCGGCGATGAACCCGCCGAGGGAGGCGAAGGACTTGGAAAACGTGCCCATGATGAGATCGGTTTCGGCCTCGGCGCCGAAATGCTCGGCGGTGCCGCGGCCGCCCGGCCCCATGTAGCCGATGCCGTGGGCGTCGTCGAGGAGAATCCGGAAACCGTACTTCCGCTTGAGGGCCACGATG
This genomic window from Planctomycetota bacterium contains:
- a CDS encoding pyridoxal phosphate-dependent aminotransferase family protein — protein: MGSPKADLFQKCRSYTRHKEAEANGLYPYFKAIESGADAEVMIRGRRMIMIGSNNYLGLTTHPKVKEAAKRAIDKYGSGCTGSRFLNGTLDIHEELEHRLARFVRKEKALLFSTGFQTNLGTISTLVGKDDVILCDRMNHASIIDGCRLAWGRTIKFKHNDIEDLERILTSVEMEEANGSILVITEGVFSMEGDLGVLPDIVALKRKYGFRILLDDAHGIGYMGPGGRGTAEHFGAEAETDLIMGTFSKSFASLGGFIAGEGDVIDYIKHHARALIFSASMPPASVATVLAALDVMEREPEHRERLWRNTRKMQAAFRSMGFNIGRTQSPVVPIIIGDFEKTLIFWKELFEAGVFVNPIVSPAVPPDMCLLRTSYMATHTDDELDRVLEIMGRIGKKLGVL